A stretch of Desulfobacter hydrogenophilus DNA encodes these proteins:
- a CDS encoding MBL fold metallo-hydrolase: MEITCLLENNTTDPQLASAHGLSFFIRTGTRSILFDMGPDNKFADNAKHLGVDLSKMDMAVLSHGHYDHGGGIPQFQKINDKAAIIMTRGAIEGRYYARYKNNEPRYIGLDTDAIDKSRCRFLGADLALSENLTIITDFSKKGFIPQGNSDLLMQQEDGKLIEDEFSHELALLIVEDGTSVLFTGCAHSGMGNMIDTVLTRTGRDHIDHVIGGFHLYNRITRVTEPDNRLDILVNELSSYDGTTYYTGHCTGPDAPAYMARKMTRPINVFATGTRLEI, encoded by the coding sequence ATGGAAATCACCTGCCTGCTTGAAAACAACACCACGGACCCACAACTTGCATCGGCCCACGGCTTAAGTTTTTTTATCCGCACCGGCACCCGGTCCATTCTTTTTGATATGGGACCGGACAACAAATTTGCAGACAATGCAAAACATTTGGGTGTAGACCTGTCAAAAATGGACATGGCCGTGCTGTCCCACGGGCACTATGACCATGGCGGCGGCATCCCGCAGTTTCAAAAAATCAATGACAAAGCAGCAATCATCATGACCCGGGGGGCCATTGAAGGCAGATACTATGCCCGCTACAAGAATAATGAACCCCGGTATATCGGCCTTGACACCGATGCCATTGACAAAAGCCGCTGCCGGTTTCTTGGTGCGGACCTGGCCTTGTCCGAGAATTTAACCATTATCACAGATTTTTCAAAAAAGGGCTTTATCCCCCAGGGCAATTCAGACCTTTTGATGCAGCAGGAAGACGGGAAACTTATTGAGGATGAATTTTCCCATGAACTGGCCCTGCTGATCGTGGAAGACGGTACCTCGGTTCTGTTCACCGGATGCGCCCACTCGGGCATGGGGAACATGATTGATACGGTTCTTACCCGCACAGGCCGGGATCATATTGACCATGTGATCGGCGGATTTCACCTGTATAATCGCATAACCCGGGTCACAGAACCTGACAACCGCCTGGATATTCTGGTCAATGAATTGTCATCCTATGACGGCACAACCTATTATACCGGCCACTGCACGGGCCCTGATGCCCCGGCGTACATGGCCCGCAAAATGACGCGCCCAATCAACGTATTTGCCACCGGCACCCGGCTTGAAATCTGA
- a CDS encoding UvrB/UvrC motif-containing protein encodes MSPEFMQEAYNQAHGITPATISKKINTFDYTMAGMNANTMEAAINEELKAYDADELNLEDVIRNLDTKMNESAESLEFEQVAQYRDKIRELKKIKTAQP; translated from the coding sequence ATGTCCCCGGAATTCATGCAGGAGGCGTATAACCAAGCACACGGCATTACACCCGCCACCATCAGCAAAAAGATCAATACCTTTGATTATACTATGGCCGGCATGAATGCCAATACAATGGAAGCGGCCATAAATGAGGAACTCAAAGCCTATGATGCGGATGAGCTGAACCTGGAAGATGTGATCCGAAACCTTGATACCAAAATGAACGAATCGGCAGAAAGTCTGGAATTCGAGCAGGTTGCACAATACCGGGACAAGATTCGGGAACTGAAAAAGATTAAAACAGCCCAGCCATAA
- a CDS encoding PEP-CTERM sorting domain-containing protein encodes MRRVILSVLLILGLATSSGASTIYNFSGVSASGIGSATMDVSISGNVLTVKLDNTSPISTSTSNDNIPALVAFGWDLGNDPLPTMVSWSLKAFDENFDEIYIDDQDGSTGEWEIDPDGKLEGTSLDFIPNNDGASSNVAAALYNPAAELILDSDGQTPHYFTQAVLTMEFDDTPLFSYEQNVSPYVRMQRVGNGTAGSLKLYGVLDEGGGGGGGDPVPEPATFILFGIGLLGLAKISRRKK; translated from the coding sequence ATGAGAAGAGTAATTCTCTCTGTTCTATTAATTCTTGGCCTCGCGACGAGTAGTGGGGCGTCGACTATATATAACTTCTCCGGTGTATCTGCATCCGGAATAGGGTCGGCTACGATGGACGTTTCTATATCGGGCAATGTCCTAACCGTGAAGTTGGACAATACCTCACCCATTTCGACCAGTACTTCGAACGACAATATTCCCGCCCTCGTTGCGTTTGGGTGGGACCTTGGCAACGATCCCCTGCCAACAATGGTCAGCTGGAGTTTAAAGGCTTTTGATGAGAATTTTGATGAGATCTATATTGACGACCAAGATGGTAGTACTGGTGAATGGGAAATAGATCCAGATGGCAAACTCGAAGGTACCTCACTGGATTTTATCCCCAACAACGATGGTGCTTCTAGCAATGTTGCGGCTGCACTTTACAATCCTGCGGCTGAATTAATTCTTGATTCAGATGGCCAAACTCCACATTATTTTACTCAAGCAGTCCTGACTATGGAATTCGATGATACACCACTTTTTTCCTATGAACAAAATGTAAGCCCGTACGTACGGATGCAAAGGGTTGGTAATGGTACTGCAGGCAGCTTGAAGCTGTATGGGGTGCTGGACGAGGGCGGCGGTGGCGGTGGCGGTGATCCAGTCCCAGAACCAGCGACTTTTATACTTTTCGGCATCGGTCTGTTGGGGCTTGCAAAAATTTCAAGACGAAAAAAATAA
- a CDS encoding Ig-like domain-containing protein yields MKKTLKINLHTIMTIAVIMVMVLAGSGFVQAGSSKKFMPGELLIQVKSGATKGDVNKLLNSHGAATAGEIEKIKVRRIKVPEHALEQVKKALSKNPNIQFVEENFIAEAGYVPNDDQYPSQWHLPQISAPSGWDLTTGSQSVPIAIIDSGVDPTHPDLAGNLIAGYNFLDNNTDTQDVLGHGTAVAGSAAAMTDNTTGVAGVAWNSPIMPLVVLDANDYATYYDIAQAINYAADQGVRVINISIGGSSYSSTLQNAVNYAWNKGAVILACAHNYSTDTPYYPAACANVVAVSATTSSDTLASFSNYGDWIDIAAPGSYILTTTRGGGYGNWNGTSFSSPITAGVVALILSANPSLTNVQVVDILTQSAVDLGTTGFDNYFGYGRINALQSIQTALAAVPDEDTIDPSVAITSPQNDTTVNGSLTVSVSAADEGGVDRVELYVDGELLSSDTTSPYTFAWDTYGYANGDHELMAVAYDSAGNDGWSSVIAVTVANESADDTTAPVVSITPIQGGALVSGGITVDVSATDEGGVALVELYLDGELLDEDITSPYAFFWNTTAYADGTYELVAVAYDTAGNRGQSGVISVSVDNVIFQDTEAPAVTITSPGDGASIGNRVTVQASASDDSGINRMELFIDGELKAVKYKSELSWNWNTRKLSKGAYTLSVKAFDTAGNEGADTITVYK; encoded by the coding sequence ATGAAAAAAACATTAAAAATTAATTTACACACAATAATGACCATTGCCGTCATAATGGTAATGGTTCTGGCTGGATCTGGTTTTGTCCAGGCAGGCAGCAGTAAAAAATTTATGCCAGGAGAATTACTGATTCAGGTAAAATCGGGCGCTACAAAAGGTGATGTGAATAAACTTCTCAACTCGCATGGTGCTGCCACGGCCGGAGAGATAGAAAAAATAAAAGTACGTCGGATCAAGGTGCCTGAGCATGCTCTTGAACAGGTGAAAAAGGCGCTATCAAAGAATCCGAACATCCAGTTTGTAGAAGAAAATTTTATTGCTGAAGCAGGGTATGTGCCCAATGATGACCAATACCCTTCCCAGTGGCACCTGCCGCAAATTTCAGCTCCCAGCGGATGGGATCTGACTACGGGCTCCCAAAGCGTTCCCATCGCCATCATTGATTCCGGTGTTGATCCCACCCATCCCGATCTTGCGGGTAATCTTATTGCCGGGTATAACTTTCTTGATAACAATACAGATACTCAGGATGTTCTCGGACACGGCACGGCTGTCGCCGGATCTGCCGCAGCCATGACCGATAACACTACCGGCGTTGCCGGCGTGGCATGGAACAGCCCGATCATGCCCCTGGTGGTTTTAGACGCCAATGATTATGCCACGTATTATGACATCGCCCAAGCCATTAATTATGCTGCTGACCAGGGCGTCAGGGTCATAAACATCAGTATTGGTGGGTCAAGCTACTCCTCCACCCTGCAGAATGCAGTGAATTACGCCTGGAACAAGGGTGCGGTTATCCTTGCCTGTGCCCATAACTATTCAACTGACACACCATACTATCCTGCAGCCTGTGCCAATGTGGTAGCGGTATCCGCTACTACTTCATCCGACACTCTGGCAAGTTTTTCAAATTACGGGGACTGGATCGACATAGCCGCGCCAGGCTCATACATTTTGACAACTACCCGCGGTGGTGGGTATGGAAACTGGAACGGGACATCCTTTTCATCCCCCATCACCGCCGGTGTAGTGGCCCTGATTCTTTCAGCCAACCCGTCGTTAACCAATGTCCAGGTTGTGGATATCCTCACCCAGAGTGCTGTCGATCTTGGCACCACAGGGTTTGATAACTATTTCGGTTACGGCAGAATAAACGCCCTTCAGAGCATCCAGACTGCATTGGCTGCTGTTCCTGACGAGGATACCATTGATCCTTCTGTGGCCATCACATCACCCCAGAATGACACAACCGTCAACGGCAGCTTGACTGTAAGCGTTTCAGCGGCGGACGAGGGGGGTGTGGACCGGGTTGAACTATACGTTGACGGTGAACTTTTATCCTCTGATACCACTTCGCCCTACACATTTGCCTGGGACACTTATGGCTATGCAAACGGCGACCATGAACTGATGGCCGTGGCCTATGACAGCGCAGGAAATGACGGCTGGTCCAGTGTTATTGCAGTGACTGTGGCAAATGAGAGCGCTGATGATACAACGGCACCCGTTGTTTCGATTACACCCATTCAAGGCGGTGCGCTGGTCAGTGGCGGCATCACTGTGGATGTCTCTGCCACGGATGAGGGCGGCGTCGCTCTGGTAGAACTCTATCTTGACGGTGAGCTTCTTGATGAAGACATCACGTCTCCCTATGCATTTTTCTGGAACACCACAGCTTATGCCGATGGTACTTACGAATTAGTGGCCGTGGCCTATGATACAGCCGGGAATCGAGGACAGTCCGGCGTAATCAGTGTGAGCGTGGACAACGTAATCTTTCAAGATACTGAGGCGCCTGCTGTCACCATTACTTCACCTGGTGACGGTGCATCCATTGGCAACCGAGTAACAGTTCAGGCATCGGCTTCAGATGACAGCGGCATCAACCGGATGGAACTTTTTATAGACGGAGAACTCAAAGCGGTAAAATATAAAAGCGAATTGAGTTGGAACTGGAATACCCGGAAGCTGTCAAAAGGCGCTTACACGCTTTCAGTGAAAGCATTTGATACAGCGGGCAATGAAGGGGCAGATACCATAACGGTCTATAAATAG
- a CDS encoding master DNA invertase Mpi family serine-type recombinase, translated as MIFAYIRVSTDQQTVKNQKYEILRFADSKKIHIKEWIEETVSATKKYQDRKLGELLRNLKEDDILIVSELSRLGRNLMEVMSILHDCMERDIKVYAVKEGYELGNNINSKVLAFAFGLSAEIERTLISQRTKEALARKKSEGKKLGRPKGSLSKETKLTGKEEEIKELLRKKVSVSAIGRILGVHRLTVDNFIKSRKLKDET; from the coding sequence ATGATTTTTGCATATATTCGAGTCAGCACAGATCAGCAGACTGTGAAAAATCAAAAATATGAAATTTTGAGATTTGCGGACTCAAAAAAAATCCACATCAAGGAATGGATTGAGGAAACCGTCAGTGCTACGAAAAAATATCAAGATCGTAAATTGGGAGAACTTCTACGAAATCTCAAAGAAGACGATATTCTGATTGTCAGTGAATTATCTCGTTTGGGTAGAAATTTGATGGAGGTGATGAGCATCTTGCATGACTGTATGGAGCGTGACATCAAGGTCTATGCAGTCAAAGAAGGATATGAGCTGGGGAATAATATCAATTCCAAGGTGTTGGCATTTGCTTTTGGATTATCTGCTGAAATAGAGAGAACTTTGATTTCTCAGCGAACCAAGGAAGCACTGGCTCGCAAAAAAAGTGAAGGTAAAAAGCTGGGAAGGCCCAAAGGAAGCCTCTCTAAGGAAACAAAGCTTACCGGTAAAGAGGAAGAAATAAAAGAACTGCTCAGGAAGAAAGTTTCCGTCAGTGCGATTGGAAGAATTTTAGGGGTGCACCGGTTGACGGTAGACAACTTCATTAAAAGTAGAAAACTCAAAGATGAGACATGA
- a CDS encoding Tn3 family transposase: MATHLKILNQNDIKEFDFPPQFSGEERKRFFYLPNWAEELVNSFKTPTNQVGFALQFGYFKASNKFFVARKFHQKDIEFIAKCLGCQLNELDFDSYTTRSFLRHQELILANTGFRKYDNSGRKFLQKEAQKLCYRQMKPRLMFMSLVDFLKSQKMEIPNYHTFSEIITDALRNFEKTLIEDIDKHLSTEEKCLLDDLLEFGEEYIDGDKQDSKIKRYKVTLLKKSHQSTKPSKIKSNIKYLQYLEGLFKELEPIISTLNLSSELIQYYAQVVIKSRGFQMSRRESRRYLLLISFVSYQYYRLNDVLIDALLQSVQSTINTTDRNHKEIFYNQRKERHQKLHVFSQRVTSHLTAIEQAQTILHDKNLSADEKVESLQALFSEKFEQDSVEIQNQVNQLGAEAKQITKNIDFYDLLESKSLKLQNRASEIVKHIQFDEQTSNKTLLQAIEYYKKKDGNVGKDPPVDFLDVKEQKVLISSDGKFRVSLYKVLLFSEIANGIRSGALNLKFSYKYRAFDDYLISQDVWEANKQYLLEKAGLEGVQDFAALEDKLKKALQEQFRETNQNIINGKNEYATIQKDGSLKIKTPKLEKDITSEIVSDFFPKNRVIPLLEVLSTVNKISQFTDCFEYWQQKHGREKPDNKVFFAGITGYGCNLGITKTSQISRNINPSELENTTSWYFNHENIIRANDKILSLLDRLQLPKLFKRNQAITHTSSYGQKFSIGVDSLNASYSYKYFGKGKGVSVYSFIDECHRLFYSTVINSAEREAAYVIDGFMHNDVVQSDIHSTDTHGYSEMIFGVTHLLGISFAPRIKSFKKQQLYSFESPSILKDLGYHVLPKGTIDLKIIAEQWDQILRFIATIKLKETSASQLFRRLSSYSKQHPLYRALKQFGRIIKTLFLLRYIDDVELRQMIEKMLNKLESSNKFGKAVFHGNNQEFQLSTKEEQLIADGCKRLIENAIICWNYMYLSKKINDASSDAKKDTMTKTIKNGSVITWQHINLQGEYDFSEENLKNPIEFELPELLDL, translated from the coding sequence ATGGCAACTCATCTTAAAATTCTAAATCAGAATGATATTAAAGAATTTGATTTTCCTCCACAATTTAGCGGTGAGGAGAGAAAGCGATTTTTCTATTTACCCAATTGGGCAGAGGAATTGGTTAACAGTTTTAAAACTCCAACCAATCAGGTTGGCTTTGCCTTGCAGTTTGGCTATTTCAAAGCATCCAATAAATTTTTTGTAGCCCGGAAATTTCACCAAAAAGATATTGAATTTATAGCCAAATGCTTGGGTTGTCAGCTCAATGAGCTTGATTTCGATAGTTATACAACGAGAAGCTTTCTCAGGCACCAAGAGCTTATTCTTGCCAATACAGGATTTCGAAAATATGATAATTCTGGCAGAAAATTTTTACAAAAAGAAGCTCAAAAATTATGTTATAGACAAATGAAACCCCGTCTCATGTTTATGTCTTTGGTGGATTTCCTAAAATCTCAAAAAATGGAAATCCCCAACTATCACACATTTTCCGAAATCATTACCGATGCCCTTAGAAATTTTGAAAAAACTCTCATTGAGGATATTGATAAGCACCTATCCACGGAAGAAAAATGTCTCCTCGATGATTTGCTTGAATTCGGGGAAGAGTACATCGACGGAGACAAGCAAGACTCGAAAATCAAGCGGTATAAAGTCACCCTTCTCAAAAAAAGCCATCAATCCACCAAGCCTTCAAAAATAAAATCCAATATCAAGTATTTACAGTACCTTGAAGGTCTCTTCAAAGAACTTGAACCGATAATCAGCACCCTCAATTTGTCGTCAGAGTTGATCCAATACTATGCTCAAGTGGTGATTAAATCGAGGGGCTTTCAAATGAGTCGGAGAGAAAGCCGAAGATATCTTTTATTGATATCTTTTGTGAGCTACCAATATTACAGATTGAATGACGTTTTGATTGATGCCTTACTACAATCCGTCCAAAGCACCATAAATACAACCGATAGAAATCACAAAGAGATTTTTTACAATCAGCGAAAGGAAAGGCATCAAAAACTACATGTCTTTTCCCAGAGAGTGACCAGTCATCTAACCGCCATTGAGCAAGCCCAAACAATCCTGCATGATAAAAATTTATCCGCTGATGAGAAGGTTGAGAGTCTACAGGCGTTGTTTTCTGAAAAATTTGAGCAGGACTCCGTTGAAATTCAAAATCAAGTAAACCAGCTTGGTGCGGAGGCAAAACAGATTACCAAAAATATTGATTTTTATGATCTGCTGGAGAGTAAATCCCTAAAACTGCAAAACAGAGCCTCCGAAATCGTCAAGCATATTCAATTCGATGAGCAAACTTCAAATAAAACTTTATTGCAAGCCATTGAGTATTACAAGAAAAAAGACGGGAACGTGGGGAAAGATCCTCCCGTGGATTTCTTAGACGTCAAAGAACAAAAGGTTTTGATCTCCTCCGATGGGAAATTCAGAGTCTCTCTGTATAAAGTTTTGCTGTTTTCAGAGATTGCGAACGGTATTCGGTCTGGTGCATTGAACCTCAAATTTTCCTACAAATATAGAGCTTTTGATGATTACTTGATTTCTCAAGATGTTTGGGAGGCTAACAAACAATATTTGTTGGAAAAGGCAGGTCTCGAAGGGGTTCAAGATTTTGCGGCGTTGGAAGACAAACTAAAAAAGGCCCTACAAGAACAATTCCGAGAAACCAATCAGAATATTATCAATGGAAAAAACGAATATGCAACGATTCAGAAAGACGGTTCATTAAAGATAAAAACTCCAAAACTGGAAAAAGATATAACCTCCGAAATTGTTTCTGATTTTTTTCCTAAAAATCGTGTCATCCCTTTGCTTGAGGTGCTTTCTACGGTTAATAAGATTTCTCAGTTTACCGACTGTTTTGAATATTGGCAGCAGAAACACGGTCGAGAGAAACCCGATAATAAGGTCTTCTTTGCTGGTATTACTGGCTATGGGTGCAATTTGGGGATAACCAAAACCTCTCAAATTTCCCGCAATATCAACCCATCTGAATTGGAAAATACAACCAGTTGGTATTTCAATCATGAAAACATCATTCGTGCCAATGACAAGATTCTGAGCTTACTGGATCGGTTACAGCTCCCTAAATTATTCAAACGGAATCAGGCTATCACCCATACCAGCAGTTACGGACAAAAATTCAGTATTGGCGTTGATTCCTTGAATGCCAGCTATTCCTACAAGTACTTCGGCAAAGGCAAGGGAGTCAGCGTATACAGCTTTATTGATGAGTGCCACCGGCTATTTTATTCCACTGTAATAAATTCGGCGGAAAGAGAGGCTGCATATGTGATTGACGGATTTATGCACAATGATGTGGTGCAAAGCGATATCCATTCCACCGACACTCATGGGTACAGCGAGATGATATTTGGGGTGACCCACCTGTTGGGAATTTCCTTTGCCCCCCGGATCAAGAGTTTTAAAAAACAGCAGTTGTACAGCTTTGAAAGCCCATCAATTTTGAAGGATCTTGGCTATCATGTATTGCCGAAGGGAACAATTGATCTCAAAATCATTGCTGAACAGTGGGATCAGATTTTACGATTTATCGCCACCATCAAGCTGAAAGAGACTTCCGCTTCGCAGCTTTTCAGACGACTGAGTTCCTACTCCAAGCAGCATCCGCTTTACAGGGCTTTGAAACAGTTTGGGCGGATCATTAAAACCCTTTTTCTGCTCAGATATATCGACGATGTGGAGTTGCGACAAATGATTGAAAAAATGTTGAACAAACTGGAAAGTTCCAACAAGTTTGGAAAAGCAGTCTTCCACGGCAATAATCAGGAATTTCAACTATCCACCAAAGAAGAACAGCTGATTGCGGACGGATGCAAACGGCTTATCGAAAATGCGATTATCTGTTGGAATTATATGTATTTATCCAAAAAAATAAATGACGCCAGCTCTGATGCAAAAAAGGACACCATGACCAAAACAATCAAAAATGGTTCTGTGATTACCTGGCAACACATCAACTTGCAGGGAGAATATGATTTTTCTGAGGAAAATTTAAAAAATCCGATTGAATTTGAACTTCCAGAATTATTGGATCTGTAG
- a CDS encoding HD domain-containing phosphohydrolase yields MTENEITSGKKISVLVVDDEKSILKLIQRLVRQEGYDCLIASNGLEAITVMEETVVDVVITDIAMPKMDGIELTKQIKENYSADVIMMTGYFKDLSYENAVTKGAKDFIQKPFSTKEFQIRLNRVIKERETNQELKKSLERMNEIVDGVINSLSLTVDARDPYTAGHQKRVAQLAIEIARSMGLGKTQISSIRMAGILHDLGKIAIPAEILSKPSMLSDIEFRLIKTHPQVGYDILKNINFPTPVARIVHQHHERMDGSGYPLGLAGDDILPEARILMVADVVEAMFSHRPYRPGLGMDKALAEIKKNRGKFYDPDVVDACLKTMAENFKFDG; encoded by the coding sequence ATGACAGAGAACGAAATCACATCAGGAAAAAAAATAAGTGTCCTGGTGGTGGATGATGAAAAAAGTATCCTGAAGCTGATACAACGGCTGGTTCGACAGGAAGGGTATGACTGTCTTATCGCTTCAAACGGACTTGAGGCGATCACAGTGATGGAAGAAACAGTGGTGGATGTGGTGATAACTGATATCGCCATGCCTAAAATGGACGGCATTGAGCTGACAAAACAGATAAAAGAAAACTACTCGGCAGATGTTATTATGATGACCGGATACTTCAAAGACCTGTCCTACGAAAATGCCGTTACAAAAGGCGCCAAGGATTTTATTCAAAAACCGTTCAGCACGAAAGAATTTCAGATCCGACTTAATCGGGTGATCAAGGAACGTGAAACCAATCAGGAACTCAAAAAAAGCCTGGAGCGGATGAATGAAATTGTAGACGGGGTCATAAACAGTTTGTCTTTAACGGTGGATGCAAGAGACCCGTATACGGCCGGCCATCAGAAACGGGTGGCACAGCTTGCCATTGAAATCGCCAGATCCATGGGACTTGGGAAAACACAAATCTCCAGTATCCGCATGGCCGGGATTCTACATGATTTAGGAAAAATTGCCATCCCGGCCGAAATCCTGTCAAAACCCAGCATGCTGTCGGACATCGAATTCCGTTTAATAAAAACCCACCCCCAGGTGGGTTACGATATTCTTAAAAACATAAATTTCCCCACACCTGTGGCCCGGATCGTTCATCAGCACCATGAACGCATGGACGGCTCTGGTTATCCTTTGGGGCTTGCAGGAGATGATATTTTACCCGAAGCAAGGATATTAATGGTGGCGGATGTGGTTGAGGCCATGTTTTCTCACAGGCCCTACCGGCCGGGACTTGGTATGGACAAGGCATTGGCGGAGATCAAAAAAAACAGAGGCAAATTCTACGATCCGGACGTTGTGGATGCCTGCCTTAAAACAATGGCCGAAAACTTTAAATTTGACGGGTGA
- a CDS encoding response regulator — protein MSETHTYPVLIVDDEKPIATIIQRLLEPKNITTEYAADGEQALLKMRQAATPYSLIISDQKMPEMTGDALLEKAALISPDTARFMMSGYTDLSAIIRAINNGAINRFIPKPLDKETFIRAVLDAVAQFEADVEAKRLFEQAKTQNLKLFELYKELKQETQKFEQVMDGLDAEIAELTHRMDVLKLADLKDKKVLDRIEQSMEDKKLLTQDNFAGFAAQVREEVYIQFQDIAIRNGLTMPGKN, from the coding sequence TTGAGTGAAACACATACCTATCCAGTTCTGATCGTGGATGATGAAAAACCTATCGCCACGATTATCCAAAGGCTCTTAGAACCGAAAAACATCACAACTGAGTATGCAGCTGACGGTGAACAGGCGTTGCTGAAAATGCGTCAGGCCGCAACCCCCTATTCCCTGATAATCAGTGACCAGAAGATGCCGGAAATGACAGGGGATGCCCTTCTTGAAAAAGCTGCCCTAATCTCACCGGACACCGCAAGATTCATGATGTCGGGGTATACGGATCTATCGGCAATAATTCGGGCCATAAATAATGGGGCAATCAACCGCTTCATTCCAAAGCCCCTGGACAAGGAGACGTTCATCCGGGCGGTTTTAGATGCGGTGGCACAATTTGAGGCCGACGTTGAGGCCAAACGCCTGTTTGAACAGGCCAAAACCCAGAACCTAAAACTGTTTGAACTATATAAAGAGTTGAAACAGGAAACGCAGAAATTTGAACAAGTCATGGATGGGTTGGACGCAGAAATCGCTGAGTTGACCCATAGAATGGATGTGTTAAAACTCGCTGATTTAAAAGACAAAAAGGTACTGGACCGCATTGAACAATCCATGGAAGATAAAAAGTTACTGACCCAGGATAATTTTGCCGGGTTTGCCGCCCAGGTTCGGGAAGAAGTATACATCCAGTTTCAGGACATTGCGATTCGAAACGGTTTGACAATGCCGGGAAAAAACTGA